CCGATGCCGCTGCCGGCCCCGGTGACCAGGGCCAGCTTGTCGTGCAGTGGGAAGGCGTCCGCCAACAGCTCGCTCCGTCCGGCTCCGGAGCGCCTGAATCGCCCGGTCCGGCCGTGAGCGCAAGGCCTCGGGGCATTCCCCGAGTGATCAGGCTGCCCGGTGGACGGCCTTCGGCAGCTCGACGTCGATCTCCAGGGTCGAGACGGCGTCGCCGCGCTCCATGGTGATCTTCACCTTCTCCTGGTCGATGGCGACGTGCTTGGCGATCACCGCCAGGATCTCCTCGCGCAACACCGC
This is a stretch of genomic DNA from Methylobacterium sp. 17Sr1-1. It encodes these proteins:
- the minE gene encoding cell division topological specificity factor MinE codes for the protein MNLLSFLSRRGTAPVARERLQILLAHERNGFGRSDLVAVLREEILAVIAKHVAIDQEKVKITMERGDAVSTLEIDVELPKAVHRAA